The proteins below are encoded in one region of Aeromonas jandaei:
- the seqA gene encoding replication initiation negative regulator SeqA — MKTIELDDDLYFYIASQTRHIGESASDILRRLLEQPAQGAASAAVAEPAPAAPHRAVAAPQGLQALLDSGELQQEEKSINRFMQVLSTLYRDDPVGFTQATEIKGRKRVYFSRDPEALRASGSTTKPKPVPETPFWVITNTNTSRKQNMVAQLMSSMGYGDEVIAQVCGAI; from the coding sequence ATGAAAACCATCGAGCTTGATGACGATCTCTACTTCTATATCGCCAGCCAGACCCGGCACATCGGTGAGAGTGCCTCCGACATCCTGCGCCGTCTGCTGGAACAGCCTGCTCAGGGGGCCGCGTCAGCCGCCGTTGCCGAGCCAGCGCCTGCGGCACCACACCGTGCCGTTGCTGCACCGCAGGGGCTGCAAGCCCTGCTCGATTCAGGCGAGCTGCAGCAGGAAGAGAAGTCCATCAACCGTTTCATGCAGGTGCTGAGTACCCTCTACCGGGATGATCCGGTCGGGTTTACCCAGGCCACCGAAATCAAGGGGCGCAAGCGCGTCTATTTTTCGCGGGATCCCGAGGCTCTGCGCGCCAGTGGCAGCACCACCAAGCCCAAGCCGGTACCGGAAACCCCGTTCTGGGTGATCACCAACACCAACACCAGTCGCAAGCAGAACATGGTCGCTCAGCTGATGAGCAGCATGGGTTACGGCGACGAGGTGATCGCGCAGGTGTGCGGCGCAATCTAA
- a CDS encoding ABC transporter permease, producing the protein MSRFGYDPLGWRPLFTAGCALVFGLPLLAGGWLLLAEGLTRPHLQLLLAQPGLWHSALLSLWIGAASTLTSLLLTALLLAQSDSRAVGWLRRLLSPLLALPHVAFAIGFAFLLAPSGWLLRLFSPTLTGFELPPDWQTLRDPAGLGLILALTLKETPFLLLMALGAQDPTRVARQQWLGASLGFSAPQIWWRLLLPALWPALRLPIYAVAAYGVAVVDLAQLLGPDLPAPLAVRLWLWYQDPDLVWRGATASGALLLLAITALLLALLRLLELAHRTFGKPGWLDGRRSKPSALGHTLATGSVAALIAINLAVLGALLLWSLARRWPFPALWPSQWSGHYWLDLLPTLSPLLTSSMLLALASGAIALAMAVLSLEAQAGRRPWPLWLICLPLLLPQASLLFGIRLGVDWFSLGWGGDGIGWSWVLWSQLLFVSPYVYLCLHGPYRQFDPRITQSALLLGATPWRAWWQVKAPLLARPLLFAFAVGAAVSLAQYLPTLLFGAGRVVTITTEAVAIGSGLNRRLAGLYGLLQLLLPLVIYLLALWLPARINPALKGGSSR; encoded by the coding sequence ATGAGCCGGTTCGGCTACGATCCCCTCGGTTGGCGCCCCCTGTTCACCGCAGGGTGTGCTCTGGTTTTTGGCCTTCCGCTGCTGGCGGGGGGCTGGCTGCTGCTGGCTGAGGGCTTGACCCGACCCCATCTGCAATTGCTGCTGGCCCAACCGGGCCTGTGGCACTCGGCACTGCTGAGCCTGTGGATTGGCGCCGCCTCGACCCTGACCAGCCTGCTGCTGACCGCCCTGCTGCTGGCCCAGAGTGACAGCCGGGCCGTCGGTTGGCTGCGTCGGTTGCTCTCGCCCTTGCTGGCGCTGCCCCATGTCGCATTTGCCATCGGCTTTGCCTTTCTGCTCGCCCCCTCCGGCTGGTTGCTGCGCCTGTTCTCGCCGACCCTCACCGGATTTGAACTGCCACCCGACTGGCAGACCCTGCGCGATCCCGCCGGACTCGGGCTCATCCTAGCCTTGACCCTCAAGGAGACCCCCTTCCTGCTGCTGATGGCGCTCGGTGCGCAAGACCCCACCAGGGTGGCACGCCAGCAGTGGCTGGGGGCGAGCCTCGGCTTTAGCGCCCCTCAGATCTGGTGGCGCCTGCTGCTGCCGGCGCTGTGGCCCGCCCTGCGCCTGCCCATCTATGCGGTGGCAGCCTACGGGGTGGCGGTGGTGGATCTGGCCCAGCTGCTCGGGCCCGATCTCCCCGCCCCGCTGGCCGTGCGCCTGTGGCTCTGGTATCAGGACCCGGATCTCGTCTGGCGCGGCGCCACCGCCAGCGGCGCCCTGCTGCTGCTCGCCATCACGGCGCTGCTGCTGGCCCTGTTGCGGTTGCTGGAGCTGGCCCATCGAACCTTTGGCAAACCCGGCTGGCTCGATGGCAGACGCTCAAAACCAAGCGCTCTTGGCCACACCCTTGCCACAGGCAGCGTGGCGGCCCTGATCGCCATCAATCTGGCGGTATTGGGGGCGCTGCTGCTCTGGTCACTGGCACGGCGCTGGCCCTTTCCCGCCCTCTGGCCGAGCCAGTGGAGCGGCCACTATTGGCTCGACCTGCTGCCGACCCTGTCGCCGCTGCTGACCTCCAGCATGCTGCTGGCGCTGGCGAGCGGGGCTATTGCGCTGGCGATGGCGGTGCTGAGTCTGGAGGCACAGGCGGGCCGCCGCCCCTGGCCGCTCTGGCTCATCTGCCTGCCGCTGCTGCTGCCGCAGGCCAGCCTGCTGTTCGGCATCCGGCTCGGGGTGGACTGGTTCAGTCTCGGATGGGGGGGCGATGGCATCGGCTGGAGCTGGGTGCTCTGGAGCCAGCTGCTGTTTGTCTCTCCCTACGTCTATCTCTGCCTGCACGGCCCCTATCGCCAGTTTGACCCGCGGATCACCCAGAGCGCCCTGCTGCTGGGGGCAACGCCGTGGCGAGCCTGGTGGCAGGTCAAAGCGCCGCTGCTGGCGCGCCCGCTGCTGTTTGCCTTTGCGGTAGGGGCTGCGGTGAGCCTCGCCCAATACCTGCCAACCCTGCTGTTTGGCGCAGGCCGGGTGGTCACCATCACCACCGAGGCGGTGGCCATCGGCAGTGGCCTCAACCGGCGACTGGCGGGGCTCTACGGCCTGCTGCAACTGCTGCTGCCGCTCGTTATCTATCTGCTGGCGCTCTGGTTGCCGGCGCGGATCAATCCAGCGCTCAAGGGGGGCAGCTCACGATGA
- a CDS encoding CDP-alcohol phosphatidyltransferase family protein codes for MFDRHLIPVIRSPLNRLAKPLCRAGVSANQISLTGFAIGMLALPLLAFGCYQWALAAILFNRLLDGLDGAVARETGITDCGGFLDITLDFIFYAAVVLGFALAAPANALPAATLLFAFMGTGSSFLAFAIMAGKRGIDNPVYHHKSLYYLGGLTEGSETIALFVLMCLWPAAFAPLAYGFALLCAITTLTRLWSGYHTLRPPRR; via the coding sequence TTGTTTGATCGCCACCTGATCCCCGTTATCCGCAGCCCCCTCAACCGGCTCGCCAAACCGCTCTGCCGCGCCGGGGTCAGCGCCAACCAGATAAGCCTCACCGGCTTTGCCATCGGTATGCTGGCGCTGCCGCTGCTGGCCTTTGGCTGCTATCAGTGGGCGCTGGCGGCCATCCTGTTCAACCGGCTGCTGGACGGGCTCGACGGTGCCGTGGCGCGGGAAACCGGCATCACCGACTGCGGCGGCTTTCTCGACATCACGCTCGACTTTATTTTCTACGCCGCCGTGGTGCTGGGCTTTGCCCTCGCCGCCCCCGCCAATGCGCTGCCCGCCGCCACCCTGCTGTTTGCCTTCATGGGCACCGGCTCGAGCTTTCTGGCATTTGCCATCATGGCGGGCAAGCGGGGCATCGACAATCCGGTCTACCACCACAAGTCTCTCTACTATCTGGGCGGCCTCACCGAGGGGAGCGAGACCATCGCCCTGTTCGTGCTGATGTGCCTGTGGCCCGCCGCCTTCGCCCCGCTCGCCTACGGCTTTGCCCTGCTCTGCGCCATCACCACCCTGACTAGGCTCTGGAGCGGTTACCACACGCTGCGTCCCCCCCGGCGCTAA
- the ybfE gene encoding LexA regulated protein, translating to MAKQQTDRTTLDLFANEKRPGRPKTNPLPRETQLKINKRNQLKRDRENGLKRVELKVEAELLERLNQLALQQNISRAELIQSILKQQIESAFAVDIAV from the coding sequence ATGGCCAAACAGCAAACTGATCGAACAACACTGGATCTGTTCGCAAACGAGAAGCGCCCCGGCAGGCCAAAGACCAACCCACTCCCCCGCGAGACCCAACTCAAGATCAACAAGCGTAACCAGCTTAAGCGCGATCGGGAGAATGGGCTGAAGCGGGTAGAGTTAAAGGTGGAGGCCGAGTTGCTGGAGCGCCTGAACCAACTTGCGTTGCAACAGAACATCAGCCGAGCCGAGCTGATCCAATCTATCCTGAAGCAACAGATTGAGTCCGCCTTTGCGGTGGATATTGCAGTCTGA
- the fur gene encoding ferric iron uptake transcriptional regulator, whose amino-acid sequence MADNNQALKKAGLKITLPRVKILEILQQPDCQHTSAEDLYKRLIDLGEEIGLATVYRVLNQFDDAGIVTRHHFEGGKSVFELATQEHHDHLVCLDCGKVIEFSDEVIEQRQSEIAKKHNIRLTNHSLYLYGHCASGECKHDD is encoded by the coding sequence ATGGCAGACAACAACCAAGCGTTAAAAAAGGCCGGGCTCAAGATCACCTTGCCCCGGGTCAAGATCCTGGAAATCCTGCAACAGCCGGACTGCCAACACACCAGTGCCGAAGATCTCTATAAACGCCTGATCGATCTGGGTGAAGAGATTGGCCTCGCCACCGTCTACCGCGTTCTCAACCAGTTTGATGATGCCGGTATCGTGACCCGCCATCACTTCGAAGGGGGCAAGTCGGTATTCGAACTGGCGACCCAGGAGCACCACGACCATCTGGTTTGCCTGGACTGCGGCAAGGTGATCGAGTTCTCCGACGAGGTGATTGAGCAACGCCAGAGCGAGATCGCCAAAAAGCACAATATCCGTCTCACCAACCACAGCCTCTACCTCTACGGTCACTGTGCCAGCGGTGAGTGCAAGCACGACGACTGA
- the mltB gene encoding lytic murein transglycosylase B produces the protein MRRLASLLTLSLFPLLGGCSSTPAAKPVVVPQPKSAFINQTPSRSPVYSQGVSKGDFANRTNVDRFVQKMVEKHGFDSAQLHQVLAQAERYDWIIRLMDAQAPTTAKPTGPTGAWNRYRAKFITPDNVQNGVNFWREYASELNRAEQIYGVPPEIIVGIIGVETRWGRVMGKTRILDALATLAFDYPRRAEFFTSELEAFLVMTRDEGMDPTEPKGSYAGAMGYGQFMPSSFQRYAVDFDGNGHTNLWDPVDAIGSVANYFKAHGWEKGQPVAVRGQGQLPGYEHGFQTRYPVASLRRAGLTPTSSLGNHSEASLLRLDVGTGYQYWYGLPNFYAITRYNHSTHYAMAVWQLGLAVKAAR, from the coding sequence ATGCGTCGCCTTGCCTCTCTTCTCACTCTGTCGTTGTTTCCTCTGCTCGGTGGCTGCAGCAGCACGCCGGCTGCCAAGCCCGTGGTCGTCCCCCAACCCAAGAGCGCCTTCATCAACCAGACGCCGTCGCGCAGCCCCGTTTACAGCCAGGGGGTGAGCAAAGGGGACTTCGCCAATCGCACCAATGTGGACAGGTTCGTCCAGAAGATGGTCGAGAAGCACGGTTTTGACAGCGCCCAGCTCCATCAGGTGCTGGCGCAGGCAGAGCGCTACGACTGGATCATCCGTCTGATGGATGCCCAGGCGCCGACCACCGCCAAGCCCACCGGCCCGACCGGCGCCTGGAACCGCTACCGCGCCAAGTTCATCACTCCGGACAACGTACAGAACGGCGTCAACTTCTGGCGCGAATACGCGAGCGAACTCAATCGGGCGGAGCAGATCTACGGAGTGCCGCCCGAGATCATCGTCGGCATTATCGGGGTCGAGACCCGCTGGGGCCGGGTGATGGGCAAGACCCGCATTCTGGATGCGCTGGCCACCCTGGCGTTTGATTACCCGCGCCGCGCCGAGTTCTTCACCAGCGAACTGGAAGCCTTCCTGGTGATGACCCGCGATGAGGGGATGGATCCCACCGAACCCAAAGGCTCCTACGCCGGTGCCATGGGCTACGGCCAGTTCATGCCCTCCAGCTTCCAGCGCTACGCGGTGGATTTTGACGGCAACGGCCACACCAACCTGTGGGATCCGGTGGATGCCATCGGCAGCGTAGCCAACTACTTCAAGGCCCACGGCTGGGAGAAGGGGCAACCGGTGGCGGTGCGTGGTCAGGGCCAGCTGCCCGGCTATGAGCACGGCTTCCAGACCCGCTACCCGGTCGCCTCCCTGCGTCGCGCCGGGCTGACCCCCACCAGCAGCCTTGGCAACCACAGCGAGGCGAGCCTGCTGCGCCTCGATGTCGGCACCGGCTACCAATACTGGTACGGCCTGCCCAACTTCTACGCCATCACCCGCTACAACCACAGCACCCACTACGCCATGGCGGTGTGGCAGCTGGGGCTGGCGGTGAAGGCGGCGCGCTGA
- a CDS encoding DUF2788 domain-containing protein, translating into MLSEHIDLIESLGLKLFFVAIFILIGLAIQDVLKRGNVPRFGRFIVWLVLFLGCAGFVAKGLIELGWEGSGLG; encoded by the coding sequence ATGCTAAGTGAACATATCGACCTGATCGAAAGTTTGGGCCTCAAGTTATTCTTTGTGGCCATTTTCATATTGATTGGCCTGGCCATTCAGGACGTTCTCAAACGCGGCAACGTGCCCCGTTTCGGTCGTTTCATCGTCTGGTTGGTACTGTTTCTGGGTTGTGCAGGTTTTGTCGCCAAGGGGCTGATCGAACTGGGCTGGGAAGGCTCAGGACTAGGCTAA
- a CDS encoding ATP-binding cassette domain-containing protein gives MLSTTPLRLYLDENLLLSLPALQVAPGEVLTLMGPSGCGKSSLLAALAGVLPASGPIRLEGDVILGERRLTHLPPQVRRIGMLFQDDLLFDHLTVAENLMFGMPASVKGHRARREKAVATLAQVDLTSQADKLPGALSGGQKARVNLLRALLAEPEALLLDEPFSRLDKPLRAAFRELVFAQIKALAIPAILVTHDEEDAPGTILQLTESCF, from the coding sequence ATGCTGAGCACCACGCCTCTTCGACTTTATCTTGATGAAAATCTGCTGCTCTCACTGCCCGCCCTGCAGGTGGCGCCGGGCGAGGTGTTGACCCTGATGGGGCCCAGCGGCTGTGGCAAGAGCTCGCTGTTGGCGGCGCTGGCGGGGGTACTGCCCGCAAGCGGCCCGATCCGGCTGGAGGGGGACGTGATCCTTGGCGAGCGCCGGCTCACCCATCTGCCGCCCCAGGTGCGGCGCATCGGCATGCTGTTTCAGGATGATCTGCTGTTCGACCACCTGACTGTGGCGGAGAACCTGATGTTCGGCATGCCGGCCAGCGTGAAGGGGCACAGGGCGCGGCGGGAAAAGGCGGTGGCTACGCTGGCGCAGGTGGATCTGACAAGTCAGGCGGACAAGCTGCCGGGGGCGCTCTCTGGCGGCCAGAAGGCTCGCGTCAACCTGTTGCGGGCCCTGCTGGCCGAACCCGAGGCATTGTTGTTGGACGAACCCTTCTCCCGCCTCGACAAGCCGCTGCGGGCCGCCTTTCGCGAACTGGTGTTCGCCCAGATCAAGGCGCTGGCCATCCCTGCCATTCTGGTGACCCACGACGAAGAGGACGCGCCGGGTACCATACTTCAGCTCACCGAATCCTGTTTTTGA
- a CDS encoding ABC transporter substrate-binding protein: MRHSLPSFKQLLCALPLLAGSLLVHQANAAGNPLWQQTLDEAKGQTVYFNAWGGSPEINAYLVWAGQELARDYQVKLVQVKVDDIAQSVSQLLANKQAGKQTGGPIDLLWVNGENFKALKEQGLLGAPFTRELPNMALVDNSLPVSEDFTLPVEGLEAPWGIGQLNLMVDTEEVTSPPTSAAALLAWAKAHPGRFTYPKPPQFHGSSFLKQILLELTPDPAPLYREATDAEFIRITAPLWAWLDELHPALWRKGKLFPASAAETRQLLDDGELAMAISFNPQEAQSAAQIGALPPSVEAVAMAKGSLTNSHFLAIPFNANARAGAKVVANFLLSPAAQARKADPAYWGDPGVLRSDALPDPAKGQPALRFKSVAEPHPSWQLRLEAAWAERYGH, encoded by the coding sequence ATGCGACACTCATTGCCCTCGTTCAAACAGCTGTTGTGCGCCCTGCCCCTGCTGGCAGGCAGCCTTCTCGTCCATCAGGCCAACGCCGCCGGCAACCCGCTGTGGCAGCAGACCCTTGATGAGGCCAAAGGGCAGACCGTCTACTTCAATGCCTGGGGCGGCAGCCCGGAGATCAACGCCTATCTGGTGTGGGCCGGGCAGGAGCTGGCGCGCGACTATCAGGTCAAGCTGGTGCAGGTGAAGGTGGATGACATCGCCCAGAGCGTCAGCCAGCTGCTGGCCAACAAGCAGGCGGGCAAGCAAACTGGCGGCCCCATTGACCTGCTCTGGGTCAACGGCGAGAACTTCAAGGCGCTCAAGGAGCAGGGGCTGCTCGGAGCTCCCTTTACCCGGGAGCTCCCCAACATGGCGCTGGTAGACAACAGCCTGCCAGTGAGTGAGGACTTCACCCTGCCGGTGGAAGGGCTGGAAGCCCCCTGGGGCATCGGCCAGCTCAATCTGATGGTCGACACCGAAGAGGTCACCAGCCCCCCCACCTCGGCTGCAGCCCTGCTTGCGTGGGCCAAGGCCCACCCCGGCCGCTTCACCTATCCCAAGCCGCCCCAGTTTCACGGCTCCAGCTTTCTCAAGCAGATCTTGCTGGAGCTGACGCCGGATCCCGCCCCTCTCTATCGGGAGGCGACCGATGCCGAATTCATCAGGATCACAGCTCCGCTCTGGGCCTGGCTCGATGAGCTGCACCCGGCACTCTGGCGCAAGGGCAAGCTGTTTCCGGCCAGCGCCGCCGAAACCCGCCAGCTGCTCGATGATGGCGAGCTGGCGATGGCCATCAGCTTCAACCCGCAGGAGGCGCAGAGCGCCGCCCAGATTGGCGCCCTGCCCCCCAGCGTCGAGGCGGTCGCCATGGCAAAGGGGTCGCTCACCAACAGCCATTTTCTCGCCATCCCCTTCAACGCCAACGCCCGCGCGGGGGCCAAGGTGGTCGCCAACTTCCTGCTAAGCCCTGCCGCTCAGGCGCGCAAGGCCGACCCGGCGTACTGGGGTGATCCCGGCGTGCTGCGCAGCGATGCCCTGCCGGACCCCGCCAAGGGACAACCGGCTCTGCGCTTTAAATCGGTGGCAGAGCCCCACCCCAGCTGGCAGCTCAGGCTGGAAGCCGCCTGGGCCGAGCGCTACGGCCACTGA
- the pgm gene encoding phosphoglucomutase (alpha-D-glucose-1,6-bisphosphate-dependent) has translation MAQHSHAGQPARLSDLTNIPRLVSAYYLNKPDMSRPEQRVAFGTSGHRGSALHSAFTESHILAVTQALVEYRQQAGITGPLFVGMDTHALSESAFASAVEVLAANGVETRIQAGLGFTPTPVISHAILRHNAGKPAARADGVVITPSHNPPEDGGFKYNPPHGGPAEGEITKWVEDRANAILEAGLAGVKRMPFAEALKSPFVVEHDYVTPYVDDLKNVLDMDAIKNAGIKIGVDPLGGSGVAYWDVIAKTYGLNIEVVNYKVDPTFSFMTLDKDGKIRMDCSSPFAMASLIALKDKFDIALGNDPDYDRHGIVTKSGLMNPNHYLAVAIQYLFTHRTGWSADAAVGKTLVSSSMIDRVAGEIGRTLKEVPVGFKWFVDGLYSGEFGFGGEESAGASFLRKDGTVWTTDKDGFILALLAAEILAVTGKDPQAHYDALEAKFGRSSYRRIDAPANSAQKAVLSKLDPALVEASTLAGEPIIAKLTKAPGNDAAIGGLKVVTENGWFAARPSGTESIYKIYMESFKGDAHLDLIQQEAQQIVSAALAKAGV, from the coding sequence ATGGCTCAGCATTCCCACGCCGGTCAGCCGGCCCGTTTAAGCGACCTGACCAATATTCCCCGTCTGGTCAGCGCCTACTACCTTAACAAGCCGGACATGAGCCGCCCCGAGCAGCGAGTTGCCTTCGGTACCTCCGGCCACCGTGGCAGCGCTCTGCACAGTGCCTTTACCGAATCCCATATTCTGGCGGTGACCCAGGCCTTGGTAGAGTATCGCCAGCAGGCCGGTATCACTGGCCCGCTGTTTGTCGGCATGGATACTCACGCCCTGTCCGAATCCGCCTTTGCCAGCGCCGTCGAAGTGCTGGCCGCCAATGGCGTTGAAACCCGCATTCAGGCTGGCCTCGGCTTTACCCCGACCCCGGTCATCTCTCACGCCATCCTGCGCCACAATGCAGGCAAGCCTGCTGCCCGTGCTGACGGCGTGGTGATCACTCCGTCCCACAACCCGCCGGAAGATGGTGGCTTCAAGTACAACCCGCCTCACGGTGGCCCCGCCGAAGGGGAGATCACCAAGTGGGTCGAGGACCGCGCCAACGCGATTCTGGAAGCGGGTCTGGCTGGCGTGAAACGGATGCCGTTCGCCGAGGCGCTCAAGAGCCCGTTCGTGGTGGAGCACGACTATGTCACCCCCTATGTGGATGATCTGAAGAACGTGCTGGACATGGATGCCATCAAGAACGCGGGCATCAAGATCGGTGTCGATCCGCTGGGCGGCTCCGGCGTCGCCTACTGGGACGTCATCGCCAAGACCTATGGCCTGAATATCGAGGTGGTGAACTACAAGGTCGACCCGACCTTCTCCTTCATGACCCTGGATAAAGACGGCAAGATCCGGATGGACTGCTCCAGCCCGTTCGCCATGGCCAGCCTGATCGCGCTCAAGGACAAGTTCGACATCGCCCTTGGCAACGACCCTGACTACGACCGTCACGGCATCGTTACCAAGTCCGGCCTGATGAACCCGAACCACTATCTGGCGGTGGCGATCCAGTATCTGTTTACCCATCGTACCGGCTGGTCTGCCGATGCGGCCGTCGGCAAGACGCTGGTCTCTTCCTCCATGATCGACCGGGTTGCCGGCGAGATTGGCCGTACCCTGAAAGAGGTGCCGGTCGGCTTCAAGTGGTTCGTGGATGGCCTCTACAGCGGCGAGTTCGGCTTTGGTGGCGAGGAGAGCGCAGGCGCCTCCTTCCTGCGCAAAGATGGCACCGTCTGGACCACTGACAAGGATGGCTTCATTCTGGCGCTGCTGGCGGCAGAAATTCTGGCGGTCACCGGCAAGGATCCGCAGGCTCATTACGACGCACTGGAAGCCAAATTTGGCCGCTCCAGCTACCGCCGTATCGACGCCCCGGCCAACAGTGCCCAGAAAGCAGTGCTCTCCAAGCTGGATCCGGCACTGGTGGAGGCCTCAACGCTCGCCGGTGAGCCCATCATCGCCAAGCTGACCAAGGCGCCGGGCAACGATGCCGCCATCGGCGGCCTCAAGGTGGTGACCGAGAACGGCTGGTTCGCGGCGCGCCCCTCCGGCACCGAGTCCATCTACAAGATCTACATGGAGAGTTTCAAGGGCGACGCGCACCTCGACCTCATCCAGCAGGAGGCCCAGCAGATCGTCTCCGCGGCACTGGCCAAGGCCGGGGTCTGA
- a CDS encoding alpha/beta fold hydrolase — MNFKEQGQEPAVILIHGLFGSLDNLGLLARALGEHYRVISVDLRNHGVSFRSDDMSYPAQAADILALMDHLGLDQAAIVGHSMGGKVGMQLAKLAPARVSRLVVADMAPVAYPHSRHQNVFAGLNATLAAQPQSRSDAERILAEHIEIAGVRQFLLKSFAKGDDGWQWRFNVPALEENYANIMGWPEDERRFEGPVLFIKGGDSDYMQPQYSEAALAQFPAAKVRVIAGTGHWLHAEKPMLFNKLVVDFLSTGG; from the coding sequence GTGAACTTCAAAGAGCAGGGTCAGGAACCGGCCGTCATTCTGATCCACGGGCTGTTCGGCAGCCTCGATAACCTGGGCCTGCTGGCCCGCGCCCTCGGCGAGCACTATCGGGTCATCAGCGTCGATTTGCGCAACCACGGCGTCTCGTTTCGCAGCGACGACATGAGCTATCCGGCGCAGGCCGCCGACATACTCGCGCTGATGGATCACCTTGGGCTGGATCAGGCGGCGATAGTCGGCCACTCCATGGGGGGCAAGGTCGGGATGCAGCTTGCCAAGCTGGCGCCCGCGCGGGTGAGCCGGCTGGTGGTGGCCGACATGGCGCCGGTCGCCTATCCCCACTCCCGCCACCAGAATGTGTTCGCCGGCCTCAACGCCACTCTGGCAGCTCAGCCCCAGAGCCGCAGCGATGCAGAGCGCATTCTGGCCGAACATATCGAGATCGCCGGAGTGCGCCAGTTTCTGCTCAAATCCTTCGCCAAAGGCGACGATGGCTGGCAGTGGCGCTTCAATGTGCCTGCTCTTGAGGAGAACTACGCCAACATCATGGGCTGGCCCGAGGATGAGCGCCGCTTCGAGGGGCCAGTGCTCTTTATCAAGGGGGGGGATTCCGATTACATGCAGCCGCAATACAGCGAGGCGGCACTGGCCCAATTCCCGGCGGCAAAGGTGCGCGTCATCGCCGGAACCGGCCACTGGCTGCATGCGGAAAAACCGATGTTGTTCAACAAACTGGTTGTGGATTTCCTGTCCACAGGCGGTTAA
- a CDS encoding DUF4442 domain-containing protein: MDWLFDNAAWVRRALNAWPPFWGAGIKIETLSDDFRYCRVTLKSRWWNKNANRTQFGGSMFAMTDPIYPLMLMGYFKNRYYVWDKAGSINYIKPGKGKLVAEFNLSDGKLAEIVAATEGGIKYFPEFEVTVQDGQGELVAQVKRTLYVRAKPEHRGE, encoded by the coding sequence ATGGATTGGCTTTTTGACAACGCGGCCTGGGTGCGCCGCGCCCTCAATGCCTGGCCCCCTTTCTGGGGCGCCGGCATCAAGATAGAGACCCTGAGCGATGATTTTCGCTACTGCCGGGTGACCCTCAAATCCCGCTGGTGGAACAAGAATGCCAACCGCACCCAGTTTGGCGGCAGCATGTTTGCCATGACAGATCCCATCTATCCGCTGATGCTGATGGGCTACTTCAAGAACCGTTATTACGTCTGGGACAAGGCGGGCAGCATCAACTACATCAAACCGGGCAAGGGCAAGCTGGTGGCGGAATTCAACCTGAGCGATGGCAAGCTGGCCGAAATCGTTGCGGCGACCGAAGGGGGGATCAAATACTTTCCCGAATTCGAGGTGACGGTGCAGGACGGTCAGGGGGAGCTGGTGGCGCAGGTGAAACGTACTCTCTATGTGCGGGCCAAGCCCGAGCACAGGGGAGAGTGA
- the fldA gene encoding flavodoxin FldA: protein MASVGLFFGSDTGNTEAVAKMIQKELGKNLIEVRDIAKSSKADIENFDLLMFGIPTWYYGEAQADWDDFFPDLGEIDFTNKLVAIFGCGDQEDYAEYFLDAMGTLRDIVEAKGAIIIGHWPTAGYEFEASKALVDDKHFVGLGIDEDRQPELTAERVKGWCKQLHEEMCLGELE, encoded by the coding sequence ATGGCAAGTGTAGGTCTGTTTTTTGGCAGCGATACCGGTAACACCGAAGCTGTCGCCAAGATGATCCAGAAAGAGCTGGGCAAGAATCTGATTGAAGTCCGTGACATCGCCAAGAGCAGCAAGGCCGACATCGAGAACTTCGATCTGCTGATGTTCGGTATCCCGACCTGGTACTACGGCGAAGCACAGGCCGACTGGGACGACTTCTTCCCCGATCTGGGCGAAATCGACTTCACCAACAAGCTGGTTGCCATCTTCGGTTGTGGCGATCAGGAAGACTACGCCGAGTACTTCCTCGACGCCATGGGTACCCTGCGCGACATCGTTGAAGCCAAAGGCGCCATCATCATCGGTCACTGGCCGACTGCCGGTTACGAATTCGAAGCCTCCAAGGCGCTGGTAGATGACAAGCACTTCGTCGGCCTGGGCATCGACGAAGATCGTCAGCCTGAATTGACCGCCGAGCGCGTCAAAGGCTGGTGCAAGCAGTTGCACGAAGAGATGTGTCTGGGCGAGCTGGAGTAA